In Moorella sp. Hama-1, a single genomic region encodes these proteins:
- a CDS encoding FtsK/SpoIIIE family DNA translocase, producing MPPARIINEKIKNEIMGITLVALSLLCLAGLYVLDLGYVSSAASIGAIGQLLVQFLKALTGEGKYLFPLLLAAWGVRLIIGGKVKDSRPRLVGGVLLLLTFLSALHQPLLTGNNYKVVMASGLAGQGGGFIGAVGALILKSIFGRLGTWIVLGALAVISFLLATGVSLTRLLRRVGQVLAPVFPALRTWLLAFLFTEVEEEPAPGSGENAESTRARGRARTRGRTGPEKETLPEREPVPVVINPPPEPQSPVITSPAREEPVPVKVYPENPTPPVLEDDKKLRRKPKVNLPAETPPAPEEGEGNGEEPGVYVLPPLNLLSRPVRVKNPRLEKDITDRIKILEDTLDSFGVKVKVTQVSCGPAVTRYEVHPAPGVKVSRIVSLADDIALSLAASQVRIEAPIPGKAAVGIEVPNKEIAVVHLREVLEDPVFTEASSRLTVALGKDIAGNPVIADLAKMPHLLIAGATGSGKSVCLNALICSLLFKATPQELKLLMIDPKMVELTQYNGIPHLLAPVVSQAKKAATALHWMVNEMEKRYQLFAEAGVKDITRYNRWVQKENNGQGSLPLVVVLIDELADLMMVAPADVEDAICRLAQMARAAGIHLVVATQRPSVDVITGLIKANISSRIAFAVSSQVDSRTILDMAGAERLLGRGDMLFMPIGASKPIRVQGVYVSDREVDDLVTYVKQQGRPEYNPGFLKGEDSGEENNEAEDELFPAAVRVVLETGQASISMLQRRLRVGYTRAARLMDMMEARGFVGGHEGTKARAILTNWDEYQELFGANDEP from the coding sequence ATGCCTCCTGCCAGGATTATCAACGAGAAAATAAAGAATGAAATTATGGGCATAACCCTGGTGGCCCTTTCCCTACTGTGCCTGGCGGGCCTCTATGTCCTTGATCTGGGGTATGTAAGTTCGGCGGCCAGTATCGGTGCCATCGGCCAGTTGCTGGTGCAGTTTCTCAAGGCCCTGACCGGTGAGGGTAAGTATTTGTTCCCCCTGCTGCTGGCAGCCTGGGGCGTGAGATTAATAATCGGCGGTAAGGTCAAGGATTCCCGCCCCCGCCTGGTTGGAGGGGTGTTACTCTTATTAACCTTCCTGAGCGCCCTCCATCAACCCTTGCTTACCGGTAATAATTATAAAGTAGTTATGGCCAGCGGCCTGGCCGGCCAGGGCGGTGGCTTTATTGGCGCGGTGGGAGCCCTAATATTAAAATCAATCTTTGGTCGCCTGGGTACCTGGATTGTCCTGGGCGCCCTGGCGGTGATCTCCTTTCTCCTGGCGACGGGGGTTTCCCTGACCCGCCTGTTACGGCGGGTGGGACAGGTCTTGGCGCCTGTATTTCCCGCCCTCAGGACCTGGCTCCTGGCCTTCCTCTTTACCGAGGTAGAGGAAGAACCGGCCCCCGGGTCCGGGGAGAATGCGGAAAGCACCAGGGCCAGGGGTAGGGCCAGGACCAGGGGCCGGACCGGGCCGGAAAAGGAGACCCTGCCGGAAAGGGAACCCGTGCCGGTCGTTATCAACCCGCCGCCGGAACCCCAGTCCCCGGTAATCACCTCGCCCGCGAGAGAGGAACCGGTTCCGGTCAAGGTCTACCCGGAGAACCCGACGCCGCCGGTACTGGAGGATGATAAGAAGCTCCGGCGCAAACCGAAGGTTAATCTCCCGGCAGAAACCCCTCCTGCTCCGGAAGAGGGGGAGGGTAATGGGGAAGAGCCCGGGGTGTATGTCCTGCCCCCTTTGAACCTGTTGAGCCGCCCGGTAAGGGTCAAGAATCCCCGCCTGGAAAAGGATATCACCGACCGGATCAAGATCCTGGAGGATACCCTGGACAGCTTTGGGGTCAAAGTTAAGGTAACCCAGGTCAGCTGCGGCCCGGCTGTTACCCGTTATGAGGTCCACCCGGCCCCGGGTGTTAAGGTGAGCCGGATTGTCAGCCTGGCTGACGATATAGCCCTGAGCCTGGCCGCTTCCCAGGTACGCATCGAGGCCCCTATTCCCGGTAAAGCAGCCGTTGGCATTGAGGTGCCCAATAAAGAGATTGCCGTCGTTCACCTGCGGGAGGTATTGGAAGACCCGGTTTTCACAGAGGCCAGCAGCCGCCTGACGGTAGCCCTGGGCAAAGATATTGCCGGCAATCCGGTAATCGCCGACCTGGCCAAGATGCCCCACCTGCTCATTGCCGGGGCTACCGGGTCAGGTAAGAGTGTCTGTTTAAACGCTTTAATCTGTAGCCTGCTTTTTAAAGCCACCCCCCAGGAGCTCAAACTATTGATGATTGATCCCAAGATGGTGGAGCTAACCCAGTATAACGGCATTCCCCACCTGCTGGCACCGGTGGTCAGCCAGGCCAAAAAAGCGGCTACAGCCCTGCACTGGATGGTTAATGAGATGGAAAAGCGTTACCAGCTCTTCGCCGAAGCCGGGGTTAAGGATATTACCAGGTATAACCGCTGGGTGCAAAAAGAGAATAACGGCCAGGGAAGCCTCCCCCTGGTGGTGGTTTTGATTGATGAACTGGCCGACTTGATGATGGTCGCCCCGGCGGACGTCGAGGATGCCATCTGCCGCCTGGCCCAGATGGCCCGGGCCGCGGGTATCCACCTGGTAGTTGCTACCCAGCGGCCTTCAGTCGACGTCATTACCGGGCTAATCAAGGCTAATATTTCCTCACGCATTGCCTTTGCCGTTTCTTCCCAGGTCGATTCCCGGACTATCCTGGACATGGCCGGCGCGGAAAGACTCCTGGGCCGGGGTGATATGCTCTTTATGCCTATTGGAGCGAGCAAGCCCATTCGCGTTCAGGGGGTCTATGTCTCCGACCGGGAGGTGGACGACCTGGTAACCTATGTCAAGCAGCAGGGCCGGCCGGAATATAACCCCGGCTTTTTAAAGGGAGAAGATAGCGGGGAAGAAAATAATGAAGCCGAAGACGAACTTTTCCCTGCCGCTGTCCGAGTGGTCCTGGAAACGGGGCAGGCCTCCATCTCCATGCTCCAGCGTCGCCTGCGGGTGGGCTATACAAGGGCCGCCCGGTTGATGGATATGATGGAGGCCCGGGGCTTTGTTGGCGGCCATGAAGGTACCAAGGCCCGGGCCATCCTTACCAACTGGGATGAATACCAGGAACTGTTTGGGGCAAATGATGAACCTTAA
- the rimO gene encoding 30S ribosomal protein S12 methylthiotransferase RimO, translated as MPKVAVITLGCAKNQVESEYMLGVLEKSHLELVGDPRQAEVVIVNTCSFITAAREEALATIMELARAANHPRIIVAGCLAQQYAAELWPELPEAAALIGPGATVRLPEIIDGVLRGERVLDVPGPQVRTEGLPRLTTGGQPSAYLKIAEGCNNYCTYCTIPAIKGPYASRPMENILAEANSLAEKGVKELVLVAQDTTAYGLDYYGAYRLPELLRRLARIDGIEWLRLLYAYPTRITPELIEVMANEPKVVPYLDLPLQHASEGVLRRMGRPETGIAGLQAIERLRQAMPEIALRSTFIVGFPGEGEKDFQILLDFLTATRLDWVGAFKFSPEAGTGAAALPGQVPEEIKAERYQRLMLHQQPITRAANAGWLGREVLVLKEKPGAGRSFRQAPEVDGLIFVQNDVTPVGTMVRVKLTRVHQVYDLIGEPV; from the coding sequence ATGCCTAAAGTCGCCGTTATCACCCTTGGTTGTGCCAAAAACCAGGTCGAGAGCGAGTATATGCTGGGGGTACTGGAAAAGAGCCACCTGGAGCTGGTCGGCGACCCCCGGCAGGCGGAAGTAGTAATCGTTAATACCTGCAGTTTTATCACCGCCGCCAGGGAAGAAGCCCTGGCAACGATTATGGAACTCGCCCGGGCGGCCAACCACCCCCGGATCATTGTCGCCGGTTGCCTGGCCCAGCAATATGCTGCCGAGCTATGGCCGGAGTTGCCGGAGGCCGCAGCCCTTATCGGCCCTGGAGCAACAGTCCGGTTGCCGGAGATTATTGATGGGGTATTAAGGGGCGAAAGGGTCCTGGATGTCCCCGGTCCGCAGGTTAGGACGGAGGGATTGCCGCGCCTTACCACCGGTGGCCAGCCGTCAGCTTATTTAAAGATCGCCGAGGGCTGCAATAATTACTGCACTTATTGTACCATCCCGGCTATCAAGGGACCCTATGCCAGCCGGCCCATGGAGAATATACTGGCCGAGGCCAATTCCCTGGCAGAAAAGGGCGTCAAGGAGCTGGTCCTGGTAGCCCAGGATACCACCGCCTACGGGCTGGATTATTACGGGGCCTACCGCCTGCCGGAACTACTGCGCCGCCTGGCCCGCATTGACGGCATCGAGTGGCTACGTCTACTCTATGCCTACCCGACCCGGATTACCCCGGAACTAATCGAGGTTATGGCTAACGAGCCGAAGGTCGTGCCTTATCTCGATCTGCCCCTCCAGCACGCCAGTGAAGGGGTCTTAAGGCGCATGGGCCGCCCGGAAACAGGAATTGCCGGCCTGCAGGCCATTGAACGCCTGCGTCAGGCCATGCCGGAAATAGCCCTGCGTTCCACCTTTATTGTCGGTTTTCCCGGCGAGGGGGAAAAAGATTTTCAGATTCTCCTTGACTTTCTTACCGCCACGCGCTTAGACTGGGTAGGAGCCTTTAAGTTTTCTCCGGAAGCAGGTACCGGGGCGGCCGCTTTGCCCGGCCAGGTGCCGGAGGAAATTAAGGCGGAACGCTACCAGAGGTTGATGCTGCACCAGCAGCCCATTACCAGGGCCGCTAACGCAGGCTGGCTCGGCCGGGAAGTGCTGGTTTTAAAGGAAAAGCCGGGAGCGGGCCGGAGTTTTCGCCAGGCCCCGGAAGTCGACGGTCTAATCTTTGTGCAAAATGATGTCACCCCAGTAGGAACAATGGTGCGGGTAAAATTGACCCGGGTTCATCAGGTCTACGACCTGATAGGGGAGCCGGTATAG
- the pgsA gene encoding CDP-diacylglycerol--glycerol-3-phosphate 3-phosphatidyltransferase, protein MTLANRVTMIRLILVPFFALFVLRPLGPGYYLAAGLFVLAAATDGLDGYLARSRAEVTRLGKLLDPLVDKLLVTTALVLLVQMHLAPAWVVAVIIGREFLISGLRQVAAGEGLILAASSLGKLKTVAQVIAVVALLVEVPSATLVLYGALILTTVSGLHYLFLNRDLLCRMV, encoded by the coding sequence ATGACCCTGGCCAACAGGGTAACCATGATCCGCCTGATCCTGGTGCCCTTTTTTGCACTCTTTGTCCTCCGCCCCCTGGGGCCGGGCTATTACCTGGCTGCCGGGTTGTTTGTCCTGGCGGCGGCTACCGACGGCCTGGACGGTTACCTGGCCCGCAGCCGGGCCGAGGTGACCAGGCTGGGGAAGCTCCTGGACCCCCTGGTGGATAAGCTCCTGGTGACCACGGCTTTAGTTTTACTGGTCCAGATGCACCTGGCCCCAGCCTGGGTAGTGGCGGTTATCATCGGACGGGAATTTTTAATCAGCGGTCTGCGCCAGGTAGCTGCCGGCGAAGGGTTAATCCTGGCCGCCAGTTCCCTGGGGAAACTTAAAACTGTCGCCCAGGTAATAGCCGTTGTTGCCCTGCTGGTAGAGGTGCCCAGTGCCACCCTGGTGCTTTATGGCGCCCTGATCCTCACTACGGTCTCCGGCCTGCATTACCTCTTCCTGAACCGGGATTTGCTTTGCCGTATGGTTTAA
- a CDS encoding spore germination protein: MPQKPWLFSRKKRKAKLNPAQDTSPLADEGKAIALPFRRSLEANLKILQAIFADCQDAVYRRMKIGGTQGLATVLIYIDGLVDNEIIDNQIVKSLLLEAPLTTLAFAPEGGIFNQVRDSLLTVANVREIADSREAVFCILSGFALLILEGSNKGLALEVCGWEHRGVEEPQNESLIRGPREGFSECFRTNTALLRRRLRDPQLKLKTSFLGRRSQTTVGVMYLDGIVNPGLLTEVEERLNKIDIDGILDSGFIEQLIEDNWYSPFAQIQSTERPDEATAALLEGRVVVLTDNTPFALLIPATFNSLMHSPEDFYHRWLISFLIRGLRFLGTALTLILPALYIAMISFSPEMIPTSLAISIGAGREGVPFPSIVEALIMEVVLELLREAGIRLPGPLGQTLGVVGALVLGQAAVQANIVSSAMVIVVALTAIGGFAAPRFDAAIALRILRFFLMIMATVLGLYGIILGLMLILTHLVSLKSFGVPYLQPWAPLRVPDLKDSIYRTALFNQRWRPFYLKPREAKKMGAGVKKK; encoded by the coding sequence ATGCCGCAAAAGCCCTGGCTCTTTTCACGTAAAAAACGGAAGGCCAAACTTAACCCGGCACAAGATACATCTCCCCTGGCGGACGAGGGGAAGGCTATTGCTCTTCCCTTCCGGCGTTCTTTAGAGGCCAACTTAAAAATATTGCAAGCTATTTTTGCCGATTGCCAGGATGCGGTTTACCGCCGGATGAAAATAGGCGGGACACAGGGGTTGGCGACGGTTCTCATTTATATTGACGGTCTGGTAGACAACGAGATTATCGATAATCAGATCGTTAAGTCCCTGCTCCTGGAAGCCCCTTTGACTACCCTGGCTTTTGCCCCGGAGGGAGGAATATTCAACCAGGTACGGGATTCCTTATTAACAGTGGCGAACGTCCGGGAGATAGCCGATTCCCGTGAGGCTGTTTTTTGTATATTAAGCGGTTTTGCACTTCTTATCCTGGAGGGCAGCAATAAAGGTCTGGCCCTGGAGGTCTGCGGTTGGGAACACCGGGGGGTGGAGGAACCACAAAATGAATCCTTAATCCGCGGTCCCCGGGAAGGATTCTCCGAGTGTTTCCGTACCAACACGGCCCTTTTACGCCGGCGCCTCCGTGACCCCCAGCTCAAGTTAAAAACCTCCTTCCTGGGCCGGCGCAGCCAAACTACGGTGGGAGTTATGTACCTGGACGGTATAGTTAACCCCGGGCTGCTAACGGAAGTTGAGGAAAGGCTGAACAAAATTGATATCGATGGTATTCTCGATAGCGGCTTTATCGAGCAGCTAATCGAGGACAACTGGTACTCTCCCTTTGCGCAAATCCAGAGTACCGAAAGGCCCGACGAGGCCACCGCCGCCCTCCTCGAAGGCCGGGTCGTAGTCTTAACGGACAATACCCCCTTTGCCCTGCTCATTCCCGCTACCTTTAATTCGTTAATGCATAGCCCGGAGGACTTTTATCATCGCTGGTTGATTTCCTTTCTGATCCGGGGTTTGCGGTTTTTGGGAACGGCCTTGACTCTGATTCTCCCCGCCCTGTATATTGCCATGATATCCTTTTCCCCGGAAATGATACCCACCTCCCTGGCCATTTCCATCGGGGCCGGGCGGGAAGGGGTGCCTTTCCCCTCGATAGTAGAAGCTTTAATCATGGAGGTTGTCCTGGAGCTTTTACGGGAGGCGGGGATCCGCTTGCCCGGCCCTCTAGGCCAAACCCTGGGCGTTGTAGGTGCCCTCGTCCTCGGCCAGGCGGCGGTTCAGGCCAACATCGTGAGTTCGGCTATGGTCATTGTCGTGGCGCTGACAGCTATAGGCGGCTTCGCTGCTCCTAGATTCGATGCCGCCATAGCTTTACGGATTCTTCGCTTCTTTCTCATGATCATGGCAACCGTATTAGGGCTCTACGGCATCATCCTAGGCCTGATGTTAATCCTCACCCACTTGGTTTCCCTCAAAAGTTTTGGCGTACCTTATCTCCAACCCTGGGCCCCCTTGCGGGTACCTGATCTTAAGGACAGCATTTACCGTACCGCCCTGTTTAACCAGCGCTGGCGCCCTTTCTACCTAAAACCCAGGGAAGCTAAAAAAATGGGCGCCGGGGTGAAGAAAAAATGA
- a CDS encoding ClpP family protease has product MPGPDISPNPVPNPPATPPPLTQPQREPARGNIVRRSTNPEVENIKELGQTSIPDFKSEIHCLQIVGQIEGHLVMPPQNKTTKYEHIIPQLVAVEQDPNIKGLLVVLNTVGGDVEAGLAIAEMLVSMSKPVVSLVLGGGHSIGVPISTAANYSFIAETATMTIHPIRLTGMVIGVPQTYEYLDKMQDRVIRFIVEHANVSEGDLRRLMFATGELARDIGTILVGQDAVKVGLINEVGGLASAVRKVKELIAAGAPGPGRRH; this is encoded by the coding sequence ATGCCTGGCCCTGACATTTCACCTAACCCCGTACCTAACCCACCGGCAACACCTCCGCCCCTGACCCAGCCCCAACGGGAGCCGGCCCGGGGTAATATAGTCCGTCGCTCCACCAACCCGGAAGTAGAGAATATCAAAGAACTAGGGCAGACCAGCATCCCAGATTTTAAAAGTGAGATTCACTGCCTGCAGATCGTCGGCCAGATCGAAGGCCATCTGGTAATGCCGCCTCAGAACAAGACAACTAAATATGAGCATATTATTCCCCAGCTGGTGGCCGTAGAACAGGACCCTAATATTAAAGGGCTCCTGGTAGTCCTCAATACCGTCGGCGGCGATGTGGAGGCCGGCTTGGCCATTGCCGAAATGCTGGTCAGCATGTCCAAGCCGGTAGTTTCCCTGGTCCTGGGCGGTGGGCACAGTATCGGCGTCCCCATTTCCACTGCGGCGAATTATTCTTTTATTGCCGAGACGGCCACCATGACCATCCACCCCATTCGCCTTACCGGCATGGTCATCGGCGTTCCCCAGACCTATGAGTATCTGGACAAGATGCAAGACCGGGTCATCCGCTTCATTGTCGAGCACGCCAATGTCTCCGAAGGGGACTTGCGCCGCTTGATGTTTGCCACCGGAGAACTGGCGCGGGATATCGGCACCATCCTGGTCGGCCAGGATGCTGTTAAAGTAGGGCTGATCAACGAGGTCGGCGGCCTGGCCTCGGCCGTCCGTAAAGTGAAAGAACTTATCGCTGCCGGTGCTCCCGGCCCGGGGAGGCGGCACTAA
- a CDS encoding Ger(x)C family spore germination protein, producing MRRTAWLLIVIITTIIATGCWDNLDLERRALVLGTAIDLAPKGEGQRKDDQVEVTMEMPILRLMAAKGGGGGGGRDGAAKELPTWRLTLSGLTVDEAISKAATRAERRLFLGHQKVIIIGEELARRQKITEVLDFWPRYSEGYLATTILLSAGPARDLLAAQPKFAQSVSMFLYEQSERQFRTSRFVKHNLADIIAAVAAGRDILISQAALVPGQGAPELQVSGTGIIKEGKLVGWLDPTETQAAAWITGEFKGGDILALSVPELARMISLKLYKLDTNVRPQFAGDRLSMAVNLDIQADITEKIGGRSNLKAQELQQVEERAGMEIKQRIQQLVTKLQQEYQADTLGFGRKIEQRDPRRWESIKDNWRQVFTQMPVVVEVKVSIRHVGMVS from the coding sequence ATGAGAAGAACTGCCTGGCTTTTAATCGTAATTATCACGACCATCATTGCAACTGGCTGTTGGGACAACCTGGATCTGGAACGGCGCGCTCTGGTACTGGGAACGGCTATCGATCTCGCCCCAAAAGGGGAAGGTCAACGTAAGGATGATCAGGTTGAAGTGACCATGGAAATGCCCATTTTACGCCTTATGGCTGCCAAAGGGGGAGGAGGTGGCGGCGGGAGAGACGGTGCGGCCAAGGAGCTTCCCACCTGGCGGTTAACCTTAAGCGGGCTGACCGTCGATGAAGCCATCAGTAAGGCGGCTACTAGAGCCGAACGCAGGCTCTTTTTGGGCCACCAGAAGGTGATAATTATCGGCGAAGAGCTGGCCAGGCGCCAGAAAATCACCGAAGTGTTGGATTTCTGGCCCCGCTATAGCGAAGGATACCTGGCCACGACAATACTTTTAAGTGCGGGGCCCGCCCGGGATCTGCTTGCCGCCCAACCCAAATTTGCCCAAAGCGTGAGCATGTTTTTGTACGAGCAGTCGGAACGCCAGTTCCGCACTTCCCGTTTTGTCAAACATAACCTCGCCGATATAATTGCGGCTGTGGCGGCCGGGAGGGATATTTTAATATCCCAGGCGGCTCTGGTACCTGGACAGGGGGCTCCGGAATTACAGGTAAGCGGGACAGGGATAATAAAAGAAGGGAAGCTGGTCGGCTGGCTCGACCCGACGGAAACCCAGGCGGCTGCCTGGATTACCGGAGAATTTAAAGGCGGCGATATCCTGGCTCTGTCGGTACCCGAGCTGGCACGGATGATATCTCTCAAGCTTTATAAGCTAGACACCAATGTCCGGCCCCAATTTGCTGGCGATCGACTGAGCATGGCTGTTAATTTAGATATTCAAGCCGATATTACGGAAAAAATAGGTGGCCGGTCGAACCTGAAGGCTCAGGAGTTACAGCAAGTTGAGGAGCGGGCTGGCATGGAAATTAAGCAGCGCATTCAGCAACTGGTGACTAAGCTCCAGCAAGAATACCAGGCCGATACCCTGGGGTTTGGCCGTAAAATAGAACAAAGAGACCCGCGTCGGTGGGAAAGTATTAAAGATAACTGGCGGCAGGTTTTTACGCAGATGCCCGTAGTAGTGGAGGTAAAGGTTAGTATTCGTCATGTAGGTATGGTGAGCTAA
- a CDS encoding helix-turn-helix domain-containing protein gives MGQVGEMLRSTRQEKGISLREAEEATKIRRKYLEALENGTYNEIPGRVYALGFVRNYARYLGLDPAEVTARFKEEYPAKEDPYPVEESSITAPQLTAGKWGRWLLVLGVILLLWGVNRLYGYYRPTPVQPPVPPPVTEPAPGTPPPVTSQPPVTPQQPPAPPPQVQGVEIKVKATGDCWVGAAVDGKNNFSGTLKAGEEKTFQGQDKISVTLGSAGAVEVTLNGQVQPPLGKRGDVVTFEADKGANQLRIIKK, from the coding sequence ATGGGACAGGTGGGCGAAATGCTTCGCTCGACCCGCCAGGAGAAAGGGATTTCCCTGCGGGAGGCTGAAGAGGCCACCAAAATCCGCCGGAAATACCTGGAGGCCCTGGAGAACGGCACTTATAATGAAATTCCCGGCCGCGTTTATGCCCTGGGCTTTGTGCGTAACTATGCCCGCTACCTGGGCCTGGACCCGGCCGAAGTAACCGCCCGGTTTAAAGAAGAGTATCCGGCTAAAGAAGATCCGTATCCGGTAGAGGAGAGCAGCATTACTGCGCCCCAATTGACGGCGGGGAAGTGGGGCCGCTGGTTACTGGTTCTGGGCGTCATCCTGCTCCTGTGGGGCGTAAACCGGCTCTATGGCTATTATCGACCCACCCCGGTACAACCACCGGTACCACCGCCGGTGACTGAACCGGCGCCAGGTACACCGCCACCTGTAACCTCGCAACCACCTGTAACCCCGCAACAACCCCCGGCCCCGCCGCCCCAGGTTCAGGGTGTTGAGATCAAGGTTAAGGCCACCGGCGATTGCTGGGTGGGGGCAGCCGTTGATGGCAAAAACAATTTCTCCGGTACCTTGAAGGCGGGCGAAGAGAAGACTTTTCAGGGTCAGGACAAAATAAGTGTTACCCTTGGTAGCGCCGGGGCCGTCGAAGTAACCCTCAACGGTCAGGTCCAACCTCCCCTGGGCAAAAGAGGGGATGTAGTCACCTTTGAGGCTGACAAGGGCGCGAACCAGTTGCGGATAATTAAAAAGTGA
- a CDS encoding YlzJ-like family protein, with protein MYVYSPIPPELIWEGMDNFCPQRQELKVGEVTLEVEPLGFNQARVIRLISTDPADYLNSPYQPGCIINFAPESITDPSIPGPASNQKLSIR; from the coding sequence ATGTATGTTTATAGCCCTATACCACCCGAGCTTATCTGGGAGGGAATGGATAACTTCTGCCCCCAGCGCCAGGAATTAAAGGTAGGAGAAGTAACCCTGGAGGTGGAACCCCTGGGCTTTAACCAGGCGCGGGTGATACGCCTCATCAGCACTGACCCGGCCGATTACCTGAATAGCCCCTACCAGCCGGGCTGCATTATCAATTTTGCCCCGGAAAGTATAACCGACCCTAGTATTCCGGGGCCGGCCTCCAACCAGAAGCTTTCCATCAGGTGA
- a CDS encoding AAA family ATPase, with product MLKEIAAGTAVGVLIFLALKGVDVTPFLLLAGMGFLAYWLIEKKGLISSTLAGKSYTSTIPISFADIGGQGTAIRELKEALEFLLRSNQIQAMGIRPLKGLLLSGPPGTGKTLMARAAATYTDAVFLATSGSEFIEMYAGVGAQRVRNLFNRARELARRQQKKRAIIFIDELEVLGGKRGSHTSHLEYDQTLNQLLVEMDGLKQDQEVQILVIGATNRADLLDPALLRPGRFDRQVRVDLPDREGRLAILKLHTANKPLAPDADLEVIARETFGFSGAHLESVANEAAILALREKVPVIEQKHLMEAVDKVMLGEKLGRKPSSEELYRLAIHEAGHAVTGELLRPRSVSLVTITSRGQALGYTRQKPEHDIYLYTRDYLETQIAICLAGAVAETLVLGSRSTGSLNDFKESIRLARVIITSGLSDLGVVAEENLSQEQMHEASTTIINQEEERVTSLLQPRLAVLQELARSLVERETISGQELRLIMQDQARAS from the coding sequence GTGCTTAAGGAGATTGCTGCCGGTACCGCTGTTGGCGTCCTGATATTTTTAGCCCTTAAGGGTGTTGATGTTACACCATTTCTCCTCCTGGCCGGGATGGGCTTCTTGGCCTACTGGTTAATTGAAAAGAAGGGGCTGATCTCTTCCACCCTGGCCGGTAAATCCTATACCTCAACCATCCCCATTTCTTTTGCCGATATCGGTGGTCAGGGGACGGCCATCCGGGAACTGAAAGAAGCCCTGGAATTTTTATTGCGCAGCAACCAGATCCAGGCCATGGGTATCCGTCCCTTAAAGGGCCTGCTCCTGAGCGGGCCACCGGGGACAGGGAAGACCCTGATGGCCAGGGCGGCAGCCACCTATACTGATGCCGTTTTCCTGGCAACCAGCGGCAGTGAGTTTATCGAGATGTACGCCGGGGTGGGTGCCCAGAGGGTGCGCAACCTCTTTAATCGCGCCCGGGAACTGGCCCGGCGCCAGCAAAAGAAACGGGCGATTATTTTTATTGATGAGCTGGAAGTCCTGGGGGGTAAACGGGGTAGCCACACCTCCCACCTGGAGTATGACCAGACCCTGAACCAGCTCCTGGTGGAGATGGATGGTTTAAAACAGGACCAGGAGGTTCAGATTCTAGTTATCGGCGCTACCAACCGGGCTGATTTGTTGGATCCGGCCCTCCTGCGGCCCGGGCGCTTTGACCGCCAGGTGCGGGTCGATTTACCCGACCGCGAGGGGCGGCTGGCTATTTTAAAACTGCATACGGCCAATAAACCCCTGGCACCAGATGCTGACCTGGAGGTGATAGCCCGGGAGACCTTTGGCTTCTCCGGGGCGCACCTGGAGAGTGTAGCCAATGAAGCGGCCATCCTTGCCCTGCGGGAAAAGGTGCCGGTAATCGAACAGAAGCATTTAATGGAAGCGGTCGATAAGGTCATGCTGGGTGAAAAGCTGGGCCGCAAGCCATCATCGGAAGAATTATACCGCCTGGCTATTCATGAAGCCGGTCATGCTGTAACCGGGGAGTTGTTACGACCCAGGTCGGTTTCCCTTGTAACCATTACTTCCCGGGGCCAGGCCCTGGGTTACACCAGGCAGAAACCCGAACACGATATCTACCTCTATACCCGGGATTACCTGGAGACCCAGATCGCCATCTGCCTGGCCGGGGCGGTGGCGGAGACCCTGGTCTTGGGCAGCCGCAGTACCGGGTCCCTGAACGATTTTAAAGAATCCATCCGCCTGGCGCGGGTGATTATTACCTCGGGCCTGTCCGATCTGGGAGTGGTGGCCGAAGAGAATCTCTCCCAGGAGCAGATGCACGAGGCTTCGACTACAATTATCAACCAGGAAGAAGAGAGGGTCACCTCCTTGCTGCAGCCCCGCCTGGCAGTTTTGCAGGAACTCGCCCGGAGCCTGGTGGAAAGGGAAACCATTAGCGGCCAGGAATTGCGGCTCATCATGCAGGATCAAGCCCGGGCCTCTTGA